A part of Arachis hypogaea cultivar Tifrunner chromosome 12, arahy.Tifrunner.gnm2.J5K5, whole genome shotgun sequence genomic DNA contains:
- the LOC112730015 gene encoding uncharacterized protein: MEIDEDEKEEEVAKEEEEQLRAKELKRKSNLEEQISIPFPTLAKKAKKHEELDPNIVQIFKNVEVTISLFDAIHQVPKYAKFLKDVCTHKEKIGGLGMILLGNSVSSVMDDFLEKYSDLGPCLVSCMIGEIQLKNCMCNLRSCVSIMPLSIYQKLNLAPLRRSGARFVLADKSIISVVGIAENILVRIQDLIFPVDFHILETPPIDSDRPSSILLGRPFLKTSRFKLDAFSGDYSFETKGKVVKFKLEETIRQPLDVHSIFGCDIFKDDVVEEHFGSDDEISVNRDLGIRGLSKEKGIDPRLPYPQGNKAPNHGSIDKSKHPPLKDTLTKANKKDKIDVLEDVPER, encoded by the coding sequence ATGGAGATAGATGAAGATgaaaaggaggaagaagttgcaaaggaagaagaagagcaaTTGAGGGCCAAGGAACTGAAGCGGAAGAGCAACTTAGAGGAACAAATTTCTATACCTTTCCCTACATTAGCCAAGAAGGCCAAGAAGCATGAGGAGCTTGATCCCAACATAGTGCAAATCTTCAAGAATGTGGAGGTAACTATTTCACTCTTTGATGCCATACATCAAGTTCCCAAATATGCTAAGTTCCTTAAGGATGTGTGCACTCATAAAGAGAAGATTGGTGGACTAGGGATGATTCTATTAGGCAATTCTGTTTCTTCTGTGATGGATGATTTTCTTGAAAAGTATAGTGATCTCGGTCCTTGCTTGGTATCTTGTATGATTGGTGAGATTCAACTTAAGAATTGCATGTGCAACCTAAGGTCATGTGTGAGCATTATGCCACTCTCGATTTATCAGAAGTTAAACCTTGCACCATTGAGGCGATCCGGAGCTAGGTTTGTGCTTGCGGATAAGAGTATAATTTCAGTTGTAGGTATTGCCGAGAATATATTGGTGAGAATTCAGGACTTAATCTTTCCAGTGGATTTCCATATTCTGGAGACACCTCCCATTGATTCGGATAGGCCATCCTCCATCTTACTTGGGAGGCCATTCTTGAAGACATCCCGATTTAAATTAGATGCATTTTCGGGGGATTACTCATTTGAAACTAAAGGGAAGGTGGTGAAGTTCAAATTGGAGGAAACCATAAGGCAACCTCTAGATGTACATTCAATTTTTGGTTGcgacatttttaaagatgatgTAGTTGAAGAACACTTTGGGAGTGATGATGAGATAAGCGTCAATAGAGATTTGGGTATAAGAGGACTTAGCAAGGAAAAGGGAATTGATCCACGACTTCCATATCCTCAAGGAAACAAGGCACCCAATCATGGTTCAATTGACAAGTCGAAGCATCCCCCCTTGAAGGACACTCTTACCAAGGCTAACAAGAAGGACAAGATAGATGTCCTTGAGGATGTTCCAGAAAGATGA